One genomic segment of Amycolatopsis sp. Hca4 includes these proteins:
- a CDS encoding protein kinase, which produces MTEAKPTRRDDPERPATRRDVPGSAERRSTRRDEPAPSGPRPTHRDEQGGTDVPATDTGGLPAPVFERYEPLDDGNIGVGGEAHLVLKVRHRELGSLHVVKVYTTAFRPDPQLLTALQGADERHLVKITDWGEYTNRYGTSVSWEVLEYIPDGSLRDLIRREGPKLPESRIREILVELTDALDHLHTAVRHGSADGLAHRDVKPENVLVRTREPLDLVLCDFGLVAEIRATRLSTRRAGTAEYQAPETWWAKSRDAAQDWWSLGVVIAEVLIGRNPNAGIMNERLDDDRALFEHLTQHGVDLTAIADPRWRMLCSGLLTFVPDYRWGAEQIRLWLDGKSPDVHTDRFTETNRRQAAPPIEIAGKACRSPGEVAFALSENWVPAAQVFARRTERLALADWLEDNFADVDLPKDLFRADPANQADAGLRALRFISWIAPELRPAFEGWAMDAPGVVRLAAAAADSGAAADLLARLDSTHLRVFGRHHCTIHQRCAAAGAGCAVLNSAAAEIDNARLLLDRRVAALRGERESANALPGDLTSTRAALVRVLVDRKFADELRRRVGANRIATETVWWQRLRHEDHGDSAPGSLVALVLAVATSEGARASAARVRAAQEQHAARVRSQRTEERRNARRAALTRVRPLGRQFLLWLMSLLVMCATIFVGVQMTALNAPAVAGPTAVARLITELQLRLLFPVSALLACAVFRPRFPYVSGTRACFVAVGSGVFAVLATIAGHPELVGFPIEWRAGAEGALSSLNSSLIEDQHSTTATLVVVGLVGAVLVNRVVALPRRGAAPGTGRLGTSVRRAVVFFVLALFVLRFGHLIGGWQLPLWLPSPVSTWLSV; this is translated from the coding sequence ATGACCGAGGCGAAGCCGACGCGGAGGGACGATCCGGAACGTCCGGCCACCCGGCGTGACGTACCGGGTTCCGCAGAACGGCGGTCCACCCGGCGCGACGAGCCCGCGCCTTCCGGGCCCCGCCCGACCCACAGGGACGAGCAGGGCGGCACGGACGTCCCGGCGACGGACACCGGTGGACTGCCTGCGCCGGTGTTCGAACGGTACGAGCCCCTGGACGACGGCAACATCGGTGTCGGCGGCGAAGCTCACCTGGTCCTCAAAGTCCGCCACCGGGAGTTGGGCTCTTTGCACGTCGTGAAGGTGTACACCACCGCCTTCCGCCCCGATCCCCAGCTGCTCACCGCTCTTCAGGGCGCCGACGAACGTCATCTGGTAAAGATCACGGACTGGGGTGAATACACCAACCGCTACGGCACCTCGGTGAGCTGGGAAGTACTCGAGTACATACCGGACGGCTCGCTGCGCGACCTCATCCGGCGCGAAGGGCCGAAGCTGCCCGAATCCCGGATCCGGGAGATCCTCGTCGAGCTGACCGACGCACTCGACCATCTGCACACCGCCGTCCGCCACGGCTCGGCGGACGGGCTGGCCCACCGGGACGTCAAGCCGGAGAACGTTCTCGTCCGGACCAGAGAGCCACTCGACCTCGTGTTGTGCGACTTCGGTCTGGTCGCCGAAATCAGAGCCACCCGACTGTCAACCCGTCGCGCGGGAACAGCCGAATACCAGGCCCCCGAGACCTGGTGGGCGAAGAGCCGTGACGCCGCACAGGACTGGTGGTCGCTCGGCGTGGTGATCGCCGAGGTGCTGATCGGACGGAATCCGAACGCCGGCATCATGAACGAGCGGCTGGACGACGACCGGGCCCTCTTCGAGCACCTGACCCAGCACGGCGTGGACCTCACCGCGATCGCTGATCCGCGGTGGCGGATGCTGTGTTCGGGCCTGCTCACCTTCGTGCCCGACTACCGCTGGGGAGCCGAACAGATCCGGTTGTGGCTTGACGGCAAATCACCGGACGTTCATACCGACCGGTTCACGGAGACGAATCGGCGGCAGGCCGCGCCGCCGATCGAAATCGCAGGCAAAGCCTGCCGATCCCCGGGCGAAGTCGCCTTCGCACTGAGCGAAAACTGGGTTCCGGCGGCGCAGGTGTTCGCCCGTCGGACGGAACGGCTCGCCTTGGCCGACTGGCTCGAAGACAACTTCGCCGACGTCGACCTGCCGAAGGACCTCTTCCGCGCGGACCCGGCAAACCAGGCGGACGCCGGCCTGCGCGCGTTGCGGTTCATTTCGTGGATCGCCCCGGAGTTGAGGCCGGCGTTCGAGGGTTGGGCCATGGATGCTCCCGGCGTCGTCCGCTTGGCGGCGGCCGCCGCGGACAGCGGGGCGGCAGCCGATCTGCTGGCCCGGCTCGACAGCACCCACCTCCGCGTCTTCGGCAGGCACCACTGCACCATCCACCAGCGGTGTGCCGCGGCCGGAGCCGGCTGCGCCGTGCTGAACTCGGCCGCCGCGGAGATCGACAACGCCCGGCTTCTGCTCGATCGCCGGGTCGCGGCTCTCCGCGGCGAACGCGAATCCGCGAACGCACTGCCGGGTGACCTGACATCGACACGAGCTGCCCTGGTCCGTGTGCTCGTCGATCGAAAATTCGCCGATGAGCTGAGACGCCGGGTGGGCGCCAACCGGATCGCGACGGAAACCGTTTGGTGGCAACGCCTACGCCACGAAGATCATGGCGACAGTGCACCCGGCTCGCTCGTCGCTCTTGTCCTCGCCGTGGCGACCTCTGAGGGGGCGAGGGCGAGCGCGGCACGCGTCCGCGCGGCACAGGAACAGCATGCGGCGAGAGTTCGCAGCCAAAGGACCGAAGAGCGGCGCAACGCCCGGCGCGCAGCCTTGACCCGAGTGAGGCCGCTCGGCCGCCAGTTCCTGCTCTGGCTGATGTCCCTGCTGGTGATGTGTGCGACGATCTTCGTCGGCGTACAGATGACCGCACTGAACGCACCGGCCGTCGCCGGCCCAACCGCCGTCGCCCGGCTGATCACCGAACTCCAGCTTCGGCTCCTGTTCCCGGTGTCCGCGCTGCTGGCTTGCGCGGTTTTCCGGCCGCGGTTCCCGTACGTTTCCGGGACACGAGCATGTTTCGTCGCCGTGGGATCAGGTGTCTTCGCTGTGTTGGCGACGATCGCGGGACACCCTGAACTGGTGGGTTTTCCAATCGAGTGGCGAGCCGGGGCCGAGGGCGCCTTGTCTTCGCTCAACAGCTCGCTGATCGAGGACCAGCACAGCACGACTGCGACCCTCGTGGTAGTCGGCCTGGTAGGGGCGGTCCTGGTCAACCGGGTCGTCGCCCTGCCACGGCGCGGCGCGGCGCCCGGTACCGGAAGGCTGGGCACGTCCGTGCGCCGGGCGGTCGTTTTCTTCGTCCTCGCTTTGTTCGTCCTTCGTTTCGGGCACCTGATCGGTGGGTGGCAGCTCCCGCTCTGGCTGCCGTCACCGGTGTCCACCTGGCTTTCCGTCTGA